Genomic segment of Bacteroides stercoris ATCC 43183:
TCTTCTCGTTCGCATTATCTATTATGGCATTGTCCAAAGAATCCAAGTAAATAAGCGTAGTCCTTTCGCTGCTGTGTCCCATCCCCGCACTGATGACGGCAATCGGTACGTCGTGGTTGCGTGCGGCGGTAGCCCAGCTGTGGCGTGGCGTATATGAGGACAAAGGTAATGGTTCGCCAAGCAATTTGCCCAACCGTTTCAACTTTCGGTTATGGTAGTTCAATCCGGTCCGATATTGACGGTAAGCCAGCTCCGGCTGTTCATCGGTAAGGATGGGGAAAAGATATGGACTTTCCGGACAAGTCCGCCCATACCGTTCCAATATCGTTACCATACACGGCTCTATGCGGAGTGTCAGGTATTGCCCGGTCTTATGACGATAATAGGTGATTCGTCCTCCACCTACATCCTCTTTTTTCAAATAGGCCATATCCACAAACGCCATCCCACGGGCGCAATAGCTGAACACGAACATATCTCTTGAAAGTGCCAGAGCCGGTGATCCGGATAGGTCAAGCCGCTGTAACTTCCGAATGGTTTCCTCATCCACGGCACGCTTCGATGTGCGAGCCACTCCTGTATAAACCTCACGAAACGGAAAGGTCTGCACCGCAAGACCTTGCTTTACGGCCTTGTTATAGACGGCACGCAGAATCCGCATATAGAACGAGCTGCTGTTTCTCGCTACCTTTTGTTGCCACAACCATGACTCATACCGACACGCCAGGGCGGAATCCAACGATGAAAAAGGAATGTCGTCACCGTCCAGGAAAGCGGAAAAGCTGTTCAGTGCACGCCGGTAATTACGAGAGGTGCCGTATTGGCCATTCTCCCAAAGCGTTTCCATCTCTTTTTTCATGTAGTACAGGAAACCGGGCTCGGAAGGCAGGGAGCGATAGCGGTTGAGTATTTCCGACAAGGTGTATGTTTCTCCGCTACAGTCCAGCTCGCGGATAATCTCACGGATGTCACGCATCTCCTTTTCCGCCCGTTTCCGGTAGGCGGTCAGGACCCTCTCATTGCCGGGGACAGCGACAAGCTCACGTTTCGTCTCATTCCACCACTCGGGAAATATCCTCATGTCGGTGGTAATCTGCCTGTTCTCCTGACGGTGGCAAAGCTGGTAACAGAGCGTGCCGGCCTTACCCTGTACCGTCGACGGACGGAATTTTAATTTAATGGTAGCCATATATAGTCTGTTTTATGATGAATAATAGGTACATAGATACAACCCGTGGGCTATATTGTTGAAGGAAGAAAATATTTAGTCATGGATTCCGCTTCTCCACTTGGAACACCGAATATCACCTGATGCCGATGCCAAACTCTGTAAATCTTCTTGAAAGACAGTCCAAATAGCCTCGTAAAGAATCAAAGTCCGAAAATGAAAAGCGACGTTTTTTCCGTGGAACAAGTCTAGAAATATTTATATCGCATAAACAACAAGACAGTATATGTTTTCTGGGAAATTCGTAAAAACAGACGGATACCAGCGAGTTCCCTATAATCAAAGATAAATCAAAACCGTATTGTCACGGGCGTTCCGGCTTCGCTTTCCATGAGTATTTTCCTTGCGACAAGTCGCGGAAAATACACATGGAAACAAACGCCCGGACAATGGTTTTGATTTCGGGAAAGATTATAGGGACTCACTGCGACCGACGCGACGCATGACCGTGTCATTGATGAAAAAAGGAGGGCCTCCTTTATATCCCTAATAAATCCGGCAGGAAGTACGGGATATATGGGCAGACCTGGCAATGTCTTATGAAAAAAACGCCGCCCCATGAGAAGACAGGGACTTCAGCTCCCTCTGCTCTGCATAATCCTCCCTTTGCGCCCGTGCCGGCTTTTTCGCCCTTCCCCTGCATACCATATCCTTGTTTTCACGGCATGTTTCTCTCACGGAAAACCAGTCTTTCGGACATTTGATGACATCTGATGACACCTGATGACACCTTTTTGAAAATCAGTGTTTTATTCGGATTTAGCCCATATTTTTGAAGTGTCAAAGCAATTTATTAACCCCAAAAAGAAAAGGTATGGCACAAGAAAAGAGCCCGAACGAAAAGCCTAGACAGCCCCGGAAACCGAAGGTCATGAACGATGCCCCTTTGGTGGAACAGATCACCGAGCTGATGATGATTCATAACAAGAGCGATCCGAAAGCCGGTGTACAAGTGGTCAGCGAGATCGACAAGGACGGGAAGGTCAAGACGGTTCCAGCGGACGAGAAGAATGAAAACTCATTCCTGAAATTCGACAAGAACTCGAGCATACTCGAAAACTTCATCAAGAATTTCTGGAGCCAGTTCAAGGAACCGACCCATTTCCGCCTGCTCCGCATGACCTTCCACGACTACAAGGTGAACAAGCAGGCGATCAAGGACCTGGCGGAAGGGAAAAAGACGGACGTGGTGAAGGAGTTCCTCAAACGCTACGAGATCCGTCCGAGAGAGAACAAAGAGGAACAAAACATGAATAAACAAGAGACAGCCATGGCAAAAAAAGAAACGCAACCGCAGGAACCCCTGCAACAGAGTGAGGTACAACAAGCATCCCAGCAACAACAGCAACCGCAGGCACAGCAGGTGCCGCAAGAGCCGCAAGGCCCGCGCTATCGTTACAATGAGAACATGATCGACTGGGAGGGATTGGACAAGATCGGTATCTCAAAGGCGACACTCGAACAGCAAGGACTTCTTGACTCCATGCTGAGAGGTTACAAGACCAACAAGCTGGTGCCGCTGACACTTAACATTCCCGGCGTGCTGACAGCCAAACTGGATGCGAGGCTCTCGCTCATACCACAAGAGAACGGGCAGGTGGGGCTGGCCGTTCACGGTATACGCAAGGAACCGCAACTGGAACGCCCTTATTTCGGGTTTAACTTTAGCGAAGAAGACAAGAAGAACCTGCGTGAGACCGGCAACATGGGACGTGCGGTGGAACTCAACCTGCGTGGCAGCGAGTACACCCCCTGCCTGATCTCCATCGACAAAAACACCAACGAGCTGGTCGCTGTCCGGCAGGAACATGTCTACATCCCGCAGGAAGTGAGCGGGGTAAGACTTACGGACGAGGAGATCAGACTGCTGAAGGAGGGACAACCCGTCAAGGTGGAGGGGATGACCTCCAAGGCGGGGAAGGAGTTTGACGCCACGCTTCAATACAGTGCCGAGCGCAGGGGGCTGGAGTTCATCTTCCCGAAGAACCAGGTATTCAACGAGAAGTCCATCGGGGGCGTGCCACTCTCGCCCACCCAGATAAAGATGCTCAGCGAGGGACATACCATCCTGGTCGAGGACATGAAGTTCAAGAACAGGGACGGGGCTTTCTCCGCGTTTGTCACGATAGACCAGACGACGGGACGGCCGAATTACACCCGTCATAATCCGGAAACCGGAGAAATCTATATTCCAAAGGAAATCTGCAACGTGCAGCTGACAGCCGAGGACAAGGAGGTTCTGCGCAAGGGGCAGGCCGTCTATCTGGAAAACATGATCAACCGTAAGGGAGAGGAATTCTCCGCATTTGTCAAGCTGGACATGAATACCGGCAGGACGATGTACTCACGCACGCCGGATGGGTTCAACGAGCAGCAGGCACCACGTATCCCGGCGGAGGTTTACGGCCATGTATTCACGGCGCAGGAAAAGGCGAACCTCCAGGACGGGAAGACCCTCCTGGTCGAAGGACTGAAAAACAACGGGCAAACGTTCAGTTCCTACCTGAAAGTAAACCCTTATTCCGGACAGTTGCAGTATTTCCAAGAGAACCCTGATATTCGCAGGGATACTTCCCGTCGTGCAGCACAGGCGGATACCGCCCAAGGCCAGCAGCAGGAACAAAAGAAGGGCGCAAAACAAGCGGTATAACCCCAATCAGAGAGAAACAAAATGAATTTTACAAACATCAAATCCCCAAACCGTATGAATACGAATCGGAACATCCCTTATAATGTAAAAGATATTGATTGGCCCGGCCTGAAGGCCGTGGGTATCAGCAAGGAGCAACTGGAAGCGGACGGCAACCTTGACCTGTTGTTGCAAGGCAAGGAGTCGGAAATCATCCCGTTGAAACTCTGTACCCCGGTAATCAGCCTGACCATGGACGCTACACTCAAACTGGTACCCGGTGACAACAACAGGACAATCATGGAAATCAACGGCATCCGTCAGGAGGAATCTCCAAAGAAATAACAAAAAAATAAAATAAGTTTAACCTGTCCCTGTACTGCCCAATCCGGTACGGGGCATCAAAAAGAAAAAGAATATGATCGCAATAGTGACTGACAGGCCCAACGTGGGCAGAGAGATAGCAAGAGTGTTGGGAGCCGACAGAAAAGAGAACGGTTATATGACCGGGAACGGCTACATGGTGACATGGACATACGGCAACATGCTCTCCCTGGCAATGCCGAAGGATTCAGGGACAGCCCATGTGGAGTGGAAGGACTTTCCCCTGCTGCCGCCTTCCTTCCTGACAGTAAGGCACGTGAAGACGGATACCGGGTGGAATCCCGACATCAATGCGGTGCTCCAGTTGAAAGTGATAGCCAAGGTGCTCAACGCATGCGACACCATCATTGCGGCAACCGATGCCTCCCGGGAAGGAGAGATGCTGTTCCGCCATCTTTACGGTTTTCTGGGATGCAAACAACCCTGCCTCCGCCTCTGGATCTCGTCTCTGACGGACGAGGCCATCACGGAAGGTATGGCGAACCTCCTTCCATGTGACCGGTTCGACAACCTGTTCCTTGCGGCGGACAGCCGTAACCGGGCGGACTGGCTTCTGGGGGTCAATTCAAGCTATGCCATCTGCAAGGCGGTAGGCTTCGGGAACAATTCGCTGGGCAGGGTACAGACACCCGTACTGGCGGAGATATGCAGACGGTACCGGGATAGGGAGAACCACATGCCGGCTGACTGCTGGCCCGTATTCATCAGCCTGTGCAAGAATGACCGTATCTTAAAGATGCGTCACGTGGACGACCTTGTGGTCCGCCGGGAGGCACTGGCATTGTACGAGGATTGCAAGGCGGCAAAAAGTGTCCGCATCACAGCGGTAGGGAAACGGACGGAGGAAATCGGGGCACCGGCACTTTACAACCTGGCCGAACTGCAGAAAGATGCGAACCGTTACCATAGCCTGACGGCCATACAGGTGCAGGAGATTGCACAAGGCCTGTACGAGAAGAAGCTGATTTCCTATCCGCGCACCTCCAGTCGCCTGTTGCCAAAGGATGTATATGACACGTTACCGCCTGTCATGGAAAAGATGCTGTCCCGCAAGGAGTTCCGACAATATGCCGATACGGTTGACCTTGCCGCGCCACGGGACAGTATTGAGGCACAAGACACCATGGAGCATCATGCCATCATCATCACAGGCACACAGCCCGGTAAATTGGACCGGGAGGAAATGTTGGTTTACACGCTCATTGTCGGCAGGATGCTTGAAACGTTCATGCCGCCCTGCAAGGTGGAATACACAACCGTCGATACGGTGTGTGCCGCACGTAAATTCCGCATCCGTACATACCGCATCTTGGAAAAAGGATGGCTCGGAATTTTCGAGAGGGAACATCTTGTCGCAAAAGGCTGTATGCCTTACCTGGTGATGCCGGATCTTTTTCAGGAAGAGATGCTGCCGGTGGCAGGATGCAGCCTTATACATAAGAAATCGTTACCGGTCTCCCCTTATACGGACGAGGAACTGGTGGATTACATGGACAAGGCCGGACTGGGCACCGTCTCCACCCGCACGAATATTCTCCGCACGCTGTTGGAACGTAAATACATCCGTTATTCGGGTAAATATGTCGTCCCGACCCCTAAAGGGCTTTTTCTGTATGAAACGGTACGCAGTATGAAAGTGGCCGATGCTTCCCTCACTTCGGGCTGGGAAACAGAACTGGCACGGATAGAACGGGGGGAACTCTCGCAGGAAAAGTTCCTGGACGGCGTGCTGGAAACGGTAAATGAGGTGACAGGCGAGATATTCCGGAACCATCCGATGGAAAAACCACAGGGAACCACATAAACAAATGTCAAAGCCAACAAGACAAGGGAAGTGCAGACAGTCTGTCTGTACTTCTTTTTTATATGTACAAGATACGTTTTTCCGCTTTTAAGCGGCAAAGGTCTTGGATCGCCTCGTTTTTGCCGCAAGGCGGCCCCCTTTGGGGGCTTGGTTGGTCAAAAGAAAATCATCCTCGCTACGCTGCGGTATTTTCTTTTGCCAAGCCTTGCGCAAAAAGGCAATCCAAGGGCCGGAGGCCTATAAAATCGGGAAAACATATCCCGATGGGATTATTCATTCTTAAAAATTTAAAAACATGAAACTACAACTTATCGAAAACATCTGCAAGCAAACGGTCTCACTGGTTTTGCTTACGGGAATATGCCTGCTCTACAGCAAGGGGATCATTCCCGTGTATCTGCCCGTCCTGTTCCTTTTGTCGGGAACGCTCATCAGCCTCCTCTTCAGGACATTCACCCTCATTGTAAAAATAATTATTGCCCTGACCGTCATGGGCATGCTTGTATAATCCTTAAAGCGTAAAGACATGAGAACCGCTACATTCACCCCGCCGGCTCCGGTTATGCCGGCTGCATGGCCCGCCACAAACCGTGTGAGACCTGTTAAAAAACGGATTCCCGATACGACGGATGGACCGAAACGTATCGGCTACTATCTGGAGTCGTTGAGAGGCGTAGCCTCAAATCCGGACAGGCAGAGAATCCTGAAGGATTTTTTCAAGGAAACTTATGTATAACATTTTAAATTTTACCATTATGTTTTTTCAAGCAATCAACCAAATGATCACGGCAGGCACAGACCTGAGTATCAACATCAGACGAGTAAACAGCAACCTGACGGTGGCCGTTGTTCCCAGGCGGTCGGGGGTAAAGGACGGGGAGCGCATCGTTCCGCTCATCCTGAACGGCACGCCGGAAGAGCTGGATGCGGGCTTCCTGCAGGCTGTCGGCACACCTGTACAGAAAGCGCAGGGCATCCTTACCAACCTGGAAACGTTCGAGAAGCAGGCGGAACAGGCTGTCTCACAAAGCAAAGCCGCCAGGTCTGCTGCGGAAAAAGAGTCCAAAGAGGTCCGCGAGAAACGGGAAAAGATGGAAAAACTGCTTAAGAAGGCTGAGGATGCCATGACCGGCAAACGCTATTCCGAAGCGTTGACATGGCTCAAGCAGGCAAAGGTGCTGGCACTTCCGGACAAGCAAAAGGAAATCGACGAAAAAATGGCGGAAGTACAGAAAAAGGCGTCAGAGGGAAGCCTGTTCGGCATGGAACAACCGTCAGTGTCCAAGCCGCAGCCTGCTCCACAACAGACGGCATCGCAACCGGCGGCAGCCCCGGCATCGCAATACCGGAGCGGAGAGCAAATCCCGATGTTTTTGCCCGAGCAGCCGGCTCCGGTTCCACAACCCGTTTCACAACCGCAACCGCCCCGGTCAGCTGTACATCCCGGACAGCAAACGCCATTTACCGGACAGCCGCAAACACAATCCGTACAATATACTATTTCCGTACCACAAGCGCAACCGGTTCCGCAACAGGCAGTTCCACAACCGCAAGGAATCCAGTTTCATCAACCGGTACAGATGCAACAGGCACGAATAGACGAAAAGCAATGGATGCAACCGGCTCCGCCACAGCCACGATATGCACCGGTACAGGAGGCCGCAAGAACTTATGAGGAGCGTGAATACCTCCGGCAACCGCAAGAGGCTGCAATGTACAACTTCGACAAGGACTGCGAGGACGACCGGGAAATGCTCAGGGAAGACCCGTATGCGGAATATCCGGATTTTCCGAAGGAATGCCGCATGACGGACATGGCACAAATGGACATGGTATATTGTTAAACCTTATAAAAGAAGAGAAATTATGGCACTTGAAATCAAAGGATTGCAGAGAATTTTCAAATTCAGGAAGGACTCTAAAGAACTGGTATTGAGCGACCCGGACAGTAGCCTGTCCGTAAACGAGGTGATGGACTTCTACTCCATGACCTATCCCGAACTGACAACGGCGACCGTCCACGGACCGGAATGGGAGGAAGACAAGGCGGTCTACCGCTTCAAGACAACTATCGGAGTGAAAGGATAAGCGTATGGATAAGAGAAAGAAAAAGGAGGACAAACCATGCAGACAGCTCTCAGAATCAACCAAGGAGAACCTGGCGGGACTCATTATCCGATCGGCCGACCCGTCAGACATCCGAAGAGGAACATCGGGACAAAAAAGGAGGATACTGCCGCCACCGGGAAGCGTCATGATTTTCTGACAGATAAAATTCCTCCCCTTGCACCGGATTTTTGGCATAAGGACGGATATGACGGTTCCCCGGTCAATCTCACGACACCGGAGAATTTTGACTATCTCTACCAATCGGCATCGAACTATGCCGGACTTATGGGTATAAAGCTCCCTTTCCGATACA
This window contains:
- a CDS encoding tyrosine-type recombinase/integrase, which encodes MATIKLKFRPSTVQGKAGTLCYQLCHRQENRQITTDMRIFPEWWNETKRELVAVPGNERVLTAYRKRAEKEMRDIREIIRELDCSGETYTLSEILNRYRSLPSEPGFLYYMKKEMETLWENGQYGTSRNYRRALNSFSAFLDGDDIPFSSLDSALACRYESWLWQQKVARNSSSFYMRILRAVYNKAVKQGLAVQTFPFREVYTGVARTSKRAVDEETIRKLQRLDLSGSPALALSRDMFVFSYCARGMAFVDMAYLKKEDVGGGRITYYRHKTGQYLTLRIEPCMVTILERYGRTCPESPYLFPILTDEQPELAYRQYRTGLNYHNRKLKRLGKLLGEPLPLSSYTPRHSWATAARNHDVPIAVISAGMGHSSERTTLIYLDSLDNAIIDNANEKILKGLNDTISM
- a CDS encoding DUF3945 domain-containing protein produces the protein MAQEKSPNEKPRQPRKPKVMNDAPLVEQITELMMIHNKSDPKAGVQVVSEIDKDGKVKTVPADEKNENSFLKFDKNSSILENFIKNFWSQFKEPTHFRLLRMTFHDYKVNKQAIKDLAEGKKTDVVKEFLKRYEIRPRENKEEQNMNKQETAMAKKETQPQEPLQQSEVQQASQQQQQPQAQQVPQEPQGPRYRYNENMIDWEGLDKIGISKATLEQQGLLDSMLRGYKTNKLVPLTLNIPGVLTAKLDARLSLIPQENGQVGLAVHGIRKEPQLERPYFGFNFSEEDKKNLRETGNMGRAVELNLRGSEYTPCLISIDKNTNELVAVRQEHVYIPQEVSGVRLTDEEIRLLKEGQPVKVEGMTSKAGKEFDATLQYSAERRGLEFIFPKNQVFNEKSIGGVPLSPTQIKMLSEGHTILVEDMKFKNRDGAFSAFVTIDQTTGRPNYTRHNPETGEIYIPKEICNVQLTAEDKEVLRKGQAVYLENMINRKGEEFSAFVKLDMNTGRTMYSRTPDGFNEQQAPRIPAEVYGHVFTAQEKANLQDGKTLLVEGLKNNGQTFSSYLKVNPYSGQLQYFQENPDIRRDTSRRAAQADTAQGQQQEQKKGAKQAV
- a CDS encoding PRTRC system protein C, with product MALEIKGLQRIFKFRKDSKELVLSDPDSSLSVNEVMDFYSMTYPELTTATVHGPEWEEDKAVYRFKTTIGVKG
- a CDS encoding DUF4099 domain-containing protein — its product is MNTNRNIPYNVKDIDWPGLKAVGISKEQLEADGNLDLLLQGKESEIIPLKLCTPVISLTMDATLKLVPGDNNRTIMEINGIRQEESPKK
- a CDS encoding PRTRC system protein E yields the protein MFFQAINQMITAGTDLSINIRRVNSNLTVAVVPRRSGVKDGERIVPLILNGTPEELDAGFLQAVGTPVQKAQGILTNLETFEKQAEQAVSQSKAARSAAEKESKEVREKREKMEKLLKKAEDAMTGKRYSEALTWLKQAKVLALPDKQKEIDEKMAEVQKKASEGSLFGMEQPSVSKPQPAPQQTASQPAAAPASQYRSGEQIPMFLPEQPAPVPQPVSQPQPPRSAVHPGQQTPFTGQPQTQSVQYTISVPQAQPVPQQAVPQPQGIQFHQPVQMQQARIDEKQWMQPAPPQPRYAPVQEAARTYEEREYLRQPQEAAMYNFDKDCEDDREMLREDPYAEYPDFPKECRMTDMAQMDMVYC
- a CDS encoding DNA topoisomerase; amino-acid sequence: MIAIVTDRPNVGREIARVLGADRKENGYMTGNGYMVTWTYGNMLSLAMPKDSGTAHVEWKDFPLLPPSFLTVRHVKTDTGWNPDINAVLQLKVIAKVLNACDTIIAATDASREGEMLFRHLYGFLGCKQPCLRLWISSLTDEAITEGMANLLPCDRFDNLFLAADSRNRADWLLGVNSSYAICKAVGFGNNSLGRVQTPVLAEICRRYRDRENHMPADCWPVFISLCKNDRILKMRHVDDLVVRREALALYEDCKAAKSVRITAVGKRTEEIGAPALYNLAELQKDANRYHSLTAIQVQEIAQGLYEKKLISYPRTSSRLLPKDVYDTLPPVMEKMLSRKEFRQYADTVDLAAPRDSIEAQDTMEHHAIIITGTQPGKLDREEMLVYTLIVGRMLETFMPPCKVEYTTVDTVCAARKFRIRTYRILEKGWLGIFEREHLVAKGCMPYLVMPDLFQEEMLPVAGCSLIHKKSLPVSPYTDEELVDYMDKAGLGTVSTRTNILRTLLERKYIRYSGKYVVPTPKGLFLYETVRSMKVADASLTSGWETELARIERGELSQEKFLDGVLETVNEVTGEIFRNHPMEKPQGTT